A single region of the Liolophura sinensis isolate JHLJ2023 chromosome 9, CUHK_Ljap_v2, whole genome shotgun sequence genome encodes:
- the LOC135474892 gene encoding uncharacterized protein LOC135474892, which translates to MTLFTSQLTLSAMLVSATCLWVKNVSGYTDFRQNCPATIAPGSILKVYRGQCYEFVRVERYWDVARRDCQGRGGDLVQIRDPETQKFAIDTLAKLRWNKNGLWLGAHDRHKEGLWKWVTGEKITWSNWEAGQPSCYVPALKVFCAEDCAVLRLNTGKWHDYRCHASGFTYTYICQYDMLTTTAASLARNESSVLPETIRIMRNNDSGITPATNISEASTNFTEDVTDSDLDNVTVKINVSMATGDNETKESSNVPQKAGKSTENEENVTALDRGNDFIEVHTVFPVEESTLIVLGENDVMSNDYYKDYDDALHSEVKSAQTGSHSKEDTSKSLIGPIVGVLMGACVFAALLVMAVFLYRKRSKPGGDSWVVGFDNPNYANTVLPETRQDRNVAEVVYEESSRVAMFPPEEKGACGTTCAEDMCTPYPQPDVCSVAARKPAENHYVSFDFQDGCPPPESHSHDQHGGNHTQTSPKETS; encoded by the exons TTTCCGGATATACAGACTTCCGGCAGAACTGCCCTGCTACCATCGCTCCTGGCAGTATCTTGAAGGTTTACCGTGGCCAGTGCTACGAGTTCGTCCGGGTGGAGAGGTACTGGGACGTAGCCAGGCGGGACTGCCAGGGTCGGGGCGGGGACCTCGTGCAGATACGGGACCCCGAGACGCAAAAGTTTGCCATAGACACCCTAGCCAAGCTACGATGGAACAAAAATGGCCTGTGGTTGGGTGCTCATGACAGGCACAAGGAAGGACTCTGGAAATGGGTGACAG GTGAGAAGATTACATGGTCAAACTGGGAAGCAGGGCAGCCATCTTGTTATGTGCCTGCTTTGAAGGTGTTTTGCGCGGAAGATTGCGCAGTGCTTCGGTTGAACACAGGGAAGTGGCACGATTACAGGTGTCACGCCTCAGGGTTTACTTACACCTACATCTGCCAGTATG ATATGCTCACCACGACGGCAGCAAGCTTGGCGAGGAATGAAAGCAGTGTACTTCCTGAAACTATAAGAATAATGAGGAACAACGACTCAGGGATAACTCCAGCCACGAACATTTCCGAAGCCTCCACGAATTTTACCGAAGATGTGACTGATTCGGACTTAGATAATGTGACGGTTAAAATTAATGTTTCCATGGCAACGGGTGATAACGAAACCAAAGAATCGTCAAATGTGCCACAGAAGGCAGGAAAATCCACTGAAAACGAAGAAAATGTTACCGCCTTGGACAGGGGAAATGATTTCATAGAAGTTCATACGGTGTTTCCCGTGGAAGAATCCACTCTTATTGTTCTCGGCGAAAATGACGTGATGAGCAACGATTATTACAAGGATTATG ATGACGCTCTTCATTCGGAGGTGAAATCCGCACAGACAGGAAGTCATTCCAAGGAGGATACATCCAAGTCTCTGATTG GTCCGATTGTTGGAGTGTTGATGGGAGCCTGTGTTTTCGCGGCCCTCTTGGTTATGGCTGTTTTCCTCTACAGAAAGCG ATCAAAACCGGGCGGAGATAGCTGGGTTGTGGGGTTCGATAATCCGAACTATGCCAACACAGTGCTTCCCGAAACCCGCCAAGACAGAAACGTAGCCGAAGTCGTTTATGAGGAAAGTTCTAGAGTCGCCATGTTTCCACCGGAAGAAAAAGGTGCATGCGGCACAACATGCGCAGAGGAcatgtgcacaccatatccTCAACCGGATGTTTGTTCGGTTGCTGCGAGAAAACCAGCAGAAAATCATTATGTGTCATTTGACTTTCAAGATGGATGCCCTCCTCCAGAATCACATTCCCATGATCaacatggaggaaaccacactCAAACATCACCGAAAGAAACGAGTTAG
- the LOC135475264 gene encoding uncharacterized protein LOC135475264, which translates to MDRFSRGLMIVAMCLAVSVSVVTGLQCYMCQYRKANPSSGDVETALSDVHSTDKCIGSITSIMGSITNSMGSITNSMGNITNSTGGTNNTAVMITVEDCPPPGAGKKAMCGKVKVTADASVASTDVELTTVLRGCLEESSDTSDGCNQPDDTDKENLRRIYGRAATISSVEGDVCKCSSDLCNGQQKVTAEKLCWLAELFLVFCARRMW; encoded by the exons ATGGATCGTTTCTCAAGAGGATTAATGATCGTGGCCATGTGTCTGGCTGTCAGTGTTTCTGTTGTGACAG GCCTCCAGTGCTATATGTGTCAGTACAGGAAAGCAAATCCATCGAGTGGAGATGTGGAGACAGCTCTTTCCGATGTGCATTCTACCGACAAATGCATTGGGAGTATCACCAGTATCATGGGGAGTATCACCAATAGCATGGGGAGTATCACCAATAGCATGGGGAATATCACCAATAGCACGGGAGGTACCAATAACACGGCGGTTATGATTACTGTTGAAGACTGCCCTCCTCCTGGGGCAGGAAAGAAGGCGATGTGTGGCAAAGTGAAAGTCACAGCGGATGCTTCTGTCGCTTCAA CTGACGTGGAACTTACCACCGTTCTGCGTGGATGCCTTGAAGAATCCTCAGATACCAGTGATGGTTGTAACCAGCCCGATGACACAGACAAAGAAAACTTAAGGAGGATATACGGTCGTGCAGCGACCATCTCATCAGTTGAGGGTGATGTCTGCAAATGCTCCAGTGACCTATGTAACGGTCAACAGAAGGTCACCGCGGAGAAACTATGTTGGTTGGCCGAACTCTTCTTGGTATTCTGTGCTCGCCGCATGTGGTGA